The following DNA comes from Pirellulales bacterium.
CGACCTTTTGTTGATTGCCGCCGCTCAAATTCACCACCCGCGCTTCCGCCCCCGGCGTTTTAATTTTCAGCACTGCAATTTGCTCCTGAGTGGTCTTTAATTCCCGCTGCCGACTGATAAGAAACATCGAGGCGAAGTTTTCCAGCGACGCCAGCGTGATGTTTTCCCGCACCGTCATCTCAGTCACCAAACCAGCGGCCCGTCGATCTTCCGGCGCCAAATAAATGCCGCGCGCTATGGCATCCGCCGCACAGCCGATGTTCATTCGCTCGCCGCCAATCGCCATTTCCGCCCGGCCCTGCCGGTCCAAACCGACCAGCGCCTCGGCAATTTCCGTCCGCCCCGCTCCCACCAGCCCGGCAAAACCCAAAATTTCACCTTGCGCCGCGTCGAACGACACACTCTGCTTCGGATACCGGCTCGATCGAGCATTCCGTACTTGCAAATACCCCGGCGTTTTTTGCACCTGCGAAGCCACGTAAAAATTTTTGATTTCACGCCCCACCATCAAACTCACCATGCGGTCGTGGCTGATTTCTTCGCGGCTTAACTGCCCGGCATTTTTGCCGTCGCGCAACACCACCACCCGGTCGGCAATGCGATTCAATTCCGCCAGCCGATGCGAAATATACACCACGCTCACGCCTTGCTTGCGCAGCTCAGCCACCAATTCCAACAACCGATCGGTCTCTTGCAGCGTCAGCGACGAAGTCGGCTCGTCCATGATGATCAGCCGGGCATTTAGCGACAGCGCCTTGGCAATTTCTACCAGTTGTTGCTGAGCGATCGGCAATCGATCCAGCCGCGTGTGGCTGGAGATTTGCAAACCCAGCCGCTGCATCAGCGGCGCGGCGTCGGCATGAATCCGTTTGCGGTCGATCAATCGCAGCGGCCCCGCCCAGCGCGGCTCGCGCCCCAAAAAAATGTTGGCCGCCACGTCCAGATTGTCCAGCACGTTCAACTCTTGATGAATGAACGCCACACCCAACCGCATGGCGTCGTTCACACTGCTGATCTTCACCGTCTGGCCGGCAAACTGAATTTCACCGGCGTCGGGCTGATACACGCCCCCCAAAATTTTCATCAGCGTCGATTTGCCCGCCCCGTTCTCACCGCACAGGCCCAACACTTCGCTGGGGGCGACTTCCAGGCTGACATGATCCAGCGCCACCACGCCGGGAAAGCGCTTGGAAATGCCGCGCATCAAAAGCAGCGGGCCAGAGCTTTCGGTTACAGCGCTCGGTGCGCCGGCGTTGGAAACGTCCACCATGGAAATTGAAATCAATATTTTCGGCCAAATTCCGAAAAGCGTTCTCGACCGCCACCTGCCGCCGGTTTTCCGCTAACGGTTTAGCATGCGCACCACCGACCCCCCTCACTTCCCCAAAATCTTTTTCAAATTCGCTTGAAATTCCGCCACGTCCGCCTTCTTAATGTTCCGCGTCGGCACAATAAGTTTACCGTCCGACAGCGCGGTTTTGTCGCCGTTCAAATATTTGTCCATCCGCGTAATCGCTTGCTTGCCGAATTCAAACGGCTGCTGCACCACGGTGCCATAAATGTCGCCCGAAGCCACGCCTTCCAGCGTCTCGGCGTTTTCGTCAAAGCACACAATTTTCACTTTGTCGGTCATGCCCGCATTGCGCACCGCGTTCAAAATCGCCGGCCCGTTGTAGCTCCACAAGCCGACCAAACAGGCCACGTCCGGATATTTCACCAGCGTGTCCTCCGCGTTTTTTTGCGCCCGCACCGTGTCGGTCTCGTCGGTTCGCACGTCGATAATTTCCACTTTCGAGCCGGCCAATTCCTTCTTAATGCCGGCGAACCGCTCCTTAGCGTTTTGCGCATCGAGCGAACCGACAAACAACATAATTTTCCCGCCGCTGGGCAACACTTCCTTAATTAACTTTCCAGCCGCCTCGCCCGCGGCGGTGTTGTCGGTGCCGATGTAGCACACGCGCTTGCTTTTGGGCGCGTCGCTGTCGTGACACACCAGCAGTGTTTGGTCCGCAATTTTGTTCAAAAACTCGGTTTGATTTCCCGGATCAATCGGGCTCACGGCGATGCCGTCCACGCCCGCCGCCACCAGGTCGTCCAAAATTTGTTGCTGCTCGGCAATTCCGCCTGTCGAGGGAATGCGGAAATCCAACTGCACGTTGCCTAATTGTTTGGCGGCTTCGTCGCAGCCGGCCCGAGCAATGGTCCAAAATGTGGCCGCGTTGTTGGTCACAAACGCCAGCTTCACTTTTTTGTCCGCCGCCCAACCCCGCACACAAATCGCCAGCCCCAGCGCGACAACCGCCGCTCGCCAACAATAGGACCTCATAGAAGTTCCCCCAGATAAGTTGGATGATGTGCCAAAATTCCCTTGCGGAACTTGTAAATTATCCTACCGCCTGCGGGCTGTCCAGGTTCAGCCTGCCCAACGCCATCGCCGGAACTAATAATTTTTACCCGCCGATTGCAGCCCCCGACGCCGACAGTTAACATGAATCCAGATTCGGGGAAGCCGCCTCTAGGCGGTGGTAAGTGCAGGCGGTTTAGGCGCCACCAATCAAAGCCGCCGCGGCCCGCCCTGCTGCAAAACAACACCGATCGGTTCTCGTTGCCTGCGTTTTCAATTGCCTTCAAATGCTCACGCTCTGCTCAAGGGAGAAAGTGCCATGATCCGTCGCCGGTTGTCGCACCAACTCGAATTGGCTTCGCTTTTTGCCGTGCTATTGACCATTTCTATCGTCTTGTGCAGCAGCGCCGCCCGCGCTGCCAATGACGCGGAGATTACCGTCAAAGTCGATCAGCCCGGCGCTAAAATTAGCCCCTCGCTGTATGGCCTGATGACCGAAGAAATCAACTACAGCTACGATGGGGGTTTATACGCCGAGCTGATCCATAACCGCGCATTCAAAGACGACGATTCCAAGCCCCTGCATTGGTCGCTCGTTAAAAGCGACGGCGCCGAAGGAAAAATCGATTTGGACTCCGCCGATCCGGTCAACACCACGGCCCTCACCAAAAGCCTTCGCTTAGACGTGAGCAAAGTGGGCGACGGCGGCCGCGTCGGCGTCGCCAACGAGGGTTACTGGGGCATCCCCGTCAAGCCAAACACAACCTATCACGCTTCCTTCTATGCCAAGGGCAAAGACGATTTCAAAGGCCCGCTCACCGTCGACATCGAAAGCAATAACAGCACAGTCAATGCCTCCGCCACGGTGCCGCAAATCACCAGCGATTGGAAACAGTACGACGTCACCCTTAAAACCGGCGACGGGCCCGAATCGTCCAAAAACCGCTTCGTCATTTCCGCCGCCGCCCCGGGCACAGTTTGGTTCAGCCTGGTCTCGCTGTTCCCGCCCACGTTCAACGACCGGCCCAATGGCAACCGTATCGACATCATGAACCTGCTGAAGGAAATGCATCCGGCGTTCTTGCGTTTCCCCGGCGGAAATTATGTCGAAGGCAACGACTTCGCCAACCGCTACAACTGGAAAATCACCGTCGGTCCGCTCGATCAGAGGCCGGGACACCTCAGCCCCTGGAATTACCGCTCCTCCGACGGCATGGGCCTCTTGGAATTTCTGAATTGGTGCGAAGACCTGCACATGCAGCCGGTCATGGCCGTGTTCGCCGGCTTTTGTTTGAGAGGCACTTACGTGGCCACCGGCGATCAACTCAAGCCCTTCGTGCAAGATGCGCTGGACGAAATCGAGTATGTCACCGGCGATGCCTCCACCACCTGGGGCGCCAAACGGGCAGCCGACGGTCACCCCCAGCCGTTTATGCTCAACTACGTGGAAATCGGCAATGAAGATAACCTCGGCGGCGGCGCAAAAACCTACGAGGAACGCTTTGCCGCCTTTTACGATGCCATCAAGGCCAAATATCCACAATTACAAATCATCGCCACCATGCCGGTGCATGACCGCAAAGCCGACGTGCTCGACGATCACTATTATCGCAGCGCCAAGCAGATGGAACACATGACCCATCTTTATGATCCAGATCATCATCCTCGAAACGGCCCCAAAATTTTCGTCGGGGAATGGGCCACCCGCGAAGGCAGCCCCACGCCGAACATGAATGCCGCCCTGGGCGATTCCGCTTGGATGACCGGCCTGGAGCGCAATGCTGATTTGGTCCTCATCGCTTCCTACGCGCCGCTGTTTGTGAATGTGAGCGATCTCACTCCCCGCACCGGGTCTATGCAATGGGCCACCGACCTCATCGGTTACAACGCGCTGTCCAGTTACGGCTCGCCGTCGTATTACGCCCAAGTAATGTTCAGCCAGAACCGGGGCGACACCGTGTTGCCCGTTGAAATTGCCGCCACTGCCCAGCCCGATTATGCCCCGCCGGAGCCGCACGGCCGCATCGGCGTGGCCACCTGGAACACCGACTCCGAATACAAAAACATCAAAGTCACGGACGGCGACAAAGTATTGTACCAATCCGATTTTTCCAAGGGCGCCGACGACTGGCGCCCCGCACGCGGCACTTGGAACGTCGACGATGGCGCCTACCACCAATCGGCCATTAGCGAAAACTGCCGCTCCGTCGCCGGCGACCGCGATTGGACCGATTACACCCTCACCTTGCAAGCCCGTAAAAACTCCGGCCGCGAAGGCTTCCTCATCCTGGTCCACGCGACCGACGGCAATAATTACGTCTGGTGGAATATCGGCGGCTGGAACAATAAGTCGACCGCACTGGAAGCCATCGAAGACGGCGTCAGTACCGACATCAGCCCGCATGCTCCCGTCACCGTTGATCAAGACCGCTGGTACGATATCCGCATGGAAGTCAAAGGCCGCAACATCAAGTGCTACTTGGACGACAAGCTGGTTTCCGAAGGCACACAAACGCCCGCAACGCCTCCGCCCGCGCTGTTCGCCACCGCCAGCCGCGATGACGCCAGCGGCGAGGTCATTTTGAAAATGGTGAATGTCTCCGCCGAGCCGTGTTCGGCAAAACTGAACTTTCAGGGAGCCAAAAATGTGGCCCCGCAAGCGCAGCTCATCACGCTTTCTGGAGAGCCCGGTGATGTCAACTCCGTCGAGAACCCCACTAAGGTGGCCCCGCAAAAATCCACCCTCGACAATGCCGCGGCCAGCTTCACGCACGATTTTCCCGCGCATTCGGTCAGCGTCCTGCGACTGAAGACGCAGTGATGGGCTTGAGCTCGACCGCGGGACTGGAATCCATCGATGGCCATTGCTCCGTGCAGCGGTTTTGTTCCGCCTGCTGATTTTTTTCCGCTTCAATTTCCACTTCAGTCCGGGTCAGTTCCGCCTGCAATTGCTGCAATTGCAGCTTCAACGCGGCCAACGATTCGTCGACGCGCGCGGTTTCGCCCGACCGGCCCAGGTCTTCCAGCTCCAAGGCCGCCTTGGCGCACCCGCCGGCCGAAATGTTCAACAACGCGCCTTTCAGCGAATGCGCGGCCCGGGTAATCGTCGGGCAATCGCGCTGCGCCACGGCGCTTTCGATCTCCGCCAACAGGGACGGCGAGCTGCTCAAAAACAACTCGATCATCTCCTCCAGTAAATCCAAGTCTTGTTCCACACGCGCGCGCAACGATGCCAGATCGAGAATTTCGCTGCGATCGATCATCTGCGGCGGAGCGGCGTGTTCCTCACCAGCCGCGTTCGAGATTGCTGGACCCGCTTCACCCGACGCAAACTTCCCCGTTGCAGGCCGTTCCGCGCCGCCCACTCCGTCCGCGGCGCTGATTAACCAACGCTTCAGGGTGGCGAAAAAATGTTTGGGTTCAATCGGTTTGGAAACGTAATCGTCCATGCCCGCCGACAGGCAACGCTCTCGATCGCCGACCATGGCGTGTGCGGTCATGGCCACGATCGGCAGATGTTCTCCCGTGGTCTTTTCCAGCTGGCGAATGGCTCCCGTAGCCTGCAAGCCGTCCATTTCGGGCATTTGCAAATCCATTAACACCAAGTCGAATTGCTGACAGGCCAAAGCCCGCAGAGCCTGCTGGCCGTTTTCCACCGTATCGACCAGGTACCCACGCTTTTTGAGCAAGCCGGCCGCCACGCAACGATTCACCGGATTATCTTCCGCAACCAGGATATGCCGCGGATAGTCTGCAACTTTAGGCACGGCGCCTGGAGCATCGGCCGTGGCCATGTCCGATGCCGGCACGCCAGGCTCGCCGGGCTTGCTCAATGCGCCCAAAATGGCCCCCGCCAACTCCGGCGTGGCAATCGGCTTGCGAAGATACCGCGTAATGCCTAGCGCGCGGCAGCGGGCTGCGTCGCCGCTGTTGTCATCGGCCGAAAGCAGCATGATCACGTTGCGTGCAAGTTTCGAGTCGGCCCGTATTTGCTCGGCCACGGTAAAGCCGTCGGAACCAGGCATGGCCGCATCCAGCAAAACCAAATCGTAAGGATCGGCCTCGAGCAGCCCTTTTTTGAGCTCGGCACTAGCCGCCGCGGCGTTATCGGCCGTCGAGGGGCGCAAATGCCAACCCCAGGCAAGCTCTTCCAAAATGTTTCGGCTGGTCGCGTTGTCGTCGACAATTAATACTCGCGCGCCATGAAAATCCAACTGCCTCGGCGGCAATTCCCCAGGTCGACGCTGGGGCAATCCCAATCGCAACGTGAAATGGAAGGCGCTCCCCTGGCCCACGTTGCTTTCCACCCAAATCCGTCCCTGCATCAACTCGACAATCTGCTTGGAGATCGACAACCCCAAGCCGGTCCCGCCATATTTACGAGTGGAGGAACTGTCGGCCTGTGTGAACGCCTCGAATACCCTGGCTTGCATCCTTGGCGAAATTCCAATGCCGGTATCGCGCACAGAAAAATGCAAAATCGCTTGGCGTTTATCGGTGCTCTCCAAATTCACGTCCAGCACCACTTCGCCGCGCTCCGTAAATTTAATGGCATTGCCGATCAAATTCACGAGAATTTGCCGCATCCGCAACGAATCGCCAACCAGGTCGTCCGGAACCTCGGCGGCCACTCGATACAACAACTCCAACCCCTTTTCATGGGCCCGCAATCCCAACGACTTTAACGTGTCGCCCAGGCTGGCTCGCAGGGCCAGGTTGGCGGGAATTAATTCCAGTTTACCGGCCTCGACTTTGGAGAAATCCAAAATTTCGTTCAAAATGTGCATCAGGTTGTCAGCCGAGCTTTTGATCATTTGCAAATATTCACGCTGCTCGTCGCTAAGCGCCG
Coding sequences within:
- a CDS encoding sugar ABC transporter ATP-binding protein, whose amino-acid sequence is MVDVSNAGAPSAVTESSGPLLLMRGISKRFPGVVALDHVSLEVAPSEVLGLCGENGAGKSTLMKILGGVYQPDAGEIQFAGQTVKISSVNDAMRLGVAFIHQELNVLDNLDVAANIFLGREPRWAGPLRLIDRKRIHADAAPLMQRLGLQISSHTRLDRLPIAQQQLVEIAKALSLNARLIIMDEPTSSLTLQETDRLLELVAELRKQGVSVVYISHRLAELNRIADRVVVLRDGKNAGQLSREEISHDRMVSLMVGREIKNFYVASQVQKTPGYLQVRNARSSRYPKQSVSFDAAQGEILGFAGLVGAGRTEIAEALVGLDRQGRAEMAIGGERMNIGCAADAIARGIYLAPEDRRAAGLVTEMTVRENITLASLENFASMFLISRQRELKTTQEQIAVLKIKTPGAEARVVNLSGGNQQKVVLGKWLCMSPKVMILDEPTRGIDVGAKAEIYRLMRELADGGAVILMISSDMEEILHVSDRVAVMYEGRISGVLERADCSEQNIMQLAVGRTVAAAKSPCENVTDSA
- a CDS encoding sugar-binding protein; translated protein: MRSYCWRAAVVALGLAICVRGWAADKKVKLAFVTNNAATFWTIARAGCDEAAKQLGNVQLDFRIPSTGGIAEQQQILDDLVAAGVDGIAVSPIDPGNQTEFLNKIADQTLLVCHDSDAPKSKRVCYIGTDNTAAGEAAGKLIKEVLPSGGKIMLFVGSLDAQNAKERFAGIKKELAGSKVEIIDVRTDETDTVRAQKNAEDTLVKYPDVACLVGLWSYNGPAILNAVRNAGMTDKVKIVCFDENAETLEGVASGDIYGTVVQQPFEFGKQAITRMDKYLNGDKTALSDGKLIVPTRNIKKADVAEFQANLKKILGK
- a CDS encoding alpha-L-arabinofuranosidase C-terminal domain-containing protein; amino-acid sequence: MIRRRLSHQLELASLFAVLLTISIVLCSSAARAANDAEITVKVDQPGAKISPSLYGLMTEEINYSYDGGLYAELIHNRAFKDDDSKPLHWSLVKSDGAEGKIDLDSADPVNTTALTKSLRLDVSKVGDGGRVGVANEGYWGIPVKPNTTYHASFYAKGKDDFKGPLTVDIESNNSTVNASATVPQITSDWKQYDVTLKTGDGPESSKNRFVISAAAPGTVWFSLVSLFPPTFNDRPNGNRIDIMNLLKEMHPAFLRFPGGNYVEGNDFANRYNWKITVGPLDQRPGHLSPWNYRSSDGMGLLEFLNWCEDLHMQPVMAVFAGFCLRGTYVATGDQLKPFVQDALDEIEYVTGDASTTWGAKRAADGHPQPFMLNYVEIGNEDNLGGGAKTYEERFAAFYDAIKAKYPQLQIIATMPVHDRKADVLDDHYYRSAKQMEHMTHLYDPDHHPRNGPKIFVGEWATREGSPTPNMNAALGDSAWMTGLERNADLVLIASYAPLFVNVSDLTPRTGSMQWATDLIGYNALSSYGSPSYYAQVMFSQNRGDTVLPVEIAATAQPDYAPPEPHGRIGVATWNTDSEYKNIKVTDGDKVLYQSDFSKGADDWRPARGTWNVDDGAYHQSAISENCRSVAGDRDWTDYTLTLQARKNSGREGFLILVHATDGNNYVWWNIGGWNNKSTALEAIEDGVSTDISPHAPVTVDQDRWYDIRMEVKGRNIKCYLDDKLVSEGTQTPATPPPALFATASRDDASGEVILKMVNVSAEPCSAKLNFQGAKNVAPQAQLITLSGEPGDVNSVENPTKVAPQKSTLDNAAASFTHDFPAHSVSVLRLKTQ
- a CDS encoding response regulator; translated protein: MIFVLTVCLWVASAHYNFFEQLTSTIRDYENYNADEAFIALIFLGSALCVFSIRRMRENKRLLHDREKAVDGLKVAKEQAEVANQAKSEFLANMSHELRTPMNGIIGMTDLTLDTALSDEQREYLQMIKSSADNLMHILNEILDFSKVEAGKLELIPANLALRASLGDTLKSLGLRAHEKGLELLYRVAAEVPDDLVGDSLRMRQILVNLIGNAIKFTERGEVVLDVNLESTDKRQAILHFSVRDTGIGISPRMQARVFEAFTQADSSSTRKYGGTGLGLSISKQIVELMQGRIWVESNVGQGSAFHFTLRLGLPQRRPGELPPRQLDFHGARVLIVDDNATSRNILEELAWGWHLRPSTADNAAAASAELKKGLLEADPYDLVLLDAAMPGSDGFTVAEQIRADSKLARNVIMLLSADDNSGDAARCRALGITRYLRKPIATPELAGAILGALSKPGEPGVPASDMATADAPGAVPKVADYPRHILVAEDNPVNRCVAAGLLKKRGYLVDTVENGQQALRALACQQFDLVLMDLQMPEMDGLQATGAIRQLEKTTGEHLPIVAMTAHAMVGDRERCLSAGMDDYVSKPIEPKHFFATLKRWLISAADGVGGAERPATGKFASGEAGPAISNAAGEEHAAPPQMIDRSEILDLASLRARVEQDLDLLEEMIELFLSSSPSLLAEIESAVAQRDCPTITRAAHSLKGALLNISAGGCAKAALELEDLGRSGETARVDESLAALKLQLQQLQAELTRTEVEIEAEKNQQAEQNRCTEQWPSMDSSPAVELKPITASSVAGR